Proteins co-encoded in one Nitratireductor kimnyeongensis genomic window:
- a CDS encoding metal-sensing transcriptional repressor produces the protein MATEPHLHETHPQIVKRLKRADGHLRGVIDMIEAGRPCLEIAQQLHAVERAIAQAKKTLIQDHLDHCLEEVIGPMARERRQALDEFREIAKYL, from the coding sequence ATGGCCACGGAACCTCATCTGCACGAAACACACCCCCAGATCGTCAAGCGCCTCAAACGCGCCGACGGGCATTTGCGCGGAGTCATCGACATGATCGAGGCTGGCAGACCTTGCCTTGAGATCGCACAGCAGCTCCACGCGGTCGAAAGGGCCATTGCACAGGCGAAGAAGACGTTGATCCAGGATCATCTTGATCATTGTCTTGAAGAGGTGATCGGGCCGATGGCGCGCGAGCGGCGGCAGGCACTCGATGAATTCAGGGAAATAGCGAAGTATTTGTGA
- a CDS encoding FGGY-family carbohydrate kinase yields the protein MRNFVVAVDVGTGSARAGVLDREGQLLGRAETPIRMNRPAADFAEQDSEDIWRAVCASVRNAVERAGVSPQSVVGISFDATCSLVVRDRDGGQLSVSPDGGPGWDTIVWLDHRALAEADECTRTGHRVLDYIGGVMSPEMQTPKLMWLKRNLPQCWNAAGHFFDLADFLTWKASGSLARSQCTLTCKWTYLAHEKSGWQSDFFETVGIPDMLERGQLPEEASPIGLDLGPLTANAADALGLTQQCRVGAGLIDAHGGALGVLGGFAGDAFSIDRHMALIAGTSSCVMAFSREARPVPGVWGPYLGAALPGCWLAEGGQSVSGALLDHIIRWHAAGGEPDAQMHKRICDRVNELRAVEGNDLAARLHVLPDFHGNRSPLADPHAVGVISGLTLDASFDSLCRLYWRTAVAIAFGIRHILDALNETGYAIDTLHVTGGHTKNPLLMELYADAAGCTVEEPGAEDAMLLGTGMVAATAAGLYDSLTDACVSMAQKGRARRPNPVARERFDRDYRVFLEMHRQRRTLDAIASARAGS from the coding sequence ATGCGCAATTTTGTGGTGGCGGTTGACGTGGGCACAGGAAGCGCCCGCGCCGGTGTGCTTGACCGTGAGGGCCAACTTCTGGGGCGAGCCGAGACTCCGATCCGGATGAACCGGCCTGCAGCAGATTTCGCCGAGCAGGATTCCGAAGACATCTGGCGCGCGGTGTGCGCTTCGGTGCGCAATGCGGTTGAACGGGCAGGGGTGTCGCCTCAAAGCGTCGTCGGTATAAGCTTCGATGCCACATGTTCGCTGGTGGTGCGAGATCGTGATGGTGGCCAGCTAAGTGTTTCACCCGATGGGGGACCGGGCTGGGACACGATCGTCTGGCTCGATCATCGTGCCCTTGCCGAAGCCGATGAATGCACGCGGACCGGCCACCGTGTGCTTGATTACATCGGTGGCGTCATGTCGCCGGAGATGCAGACACCGAAGCTGATGTGGCTAAAGCGAAACCTGCCGCAATGCTGGAATGCGGCAGGTCATTTTTTCGATCTGGCAGATTTCCTGACCTGGAAAGCATCGGGTTCGCTCGCGCGGTCACAATGCACACTGACCTGCAAGTGGACCTATCTCGCACATGAAAAATCGGGTTGGCAGAGCGATTTCTTCGAAACTGTCGGTATCCCGGACATGCTTGAACGCGGACAATTGCCGGAAGAGGCGAGCCCCATCGGTCTGGATCTTGGACCACTCACCGCCAACGCTGCGGATGCGCTTGGTCTCACGCAACAGTGCAGGGTCGGAGCCGGGCTGATCGATGCTCATGGTGGAGCGCTCGGTGTGCTCGGCGGTTTTGCCGGCGACGCCTTCAGTATCGATCGGCACATGGCTCTGATCGCCGGGACGTCGAGCTGCGTCATGGCCTTTTCCCGCGAGGCTCGTCCCGTACCCGGCGTTTGGGGGCCCTATCTTGGCGCGGCATTGCCGGGATGCTGGCTCGCTGAAGGCGGCCAATCGGTATCAGGCGCTTTGCTGGATCACATCATACGCTGGCATGCAGCCGGGGGCGAACCGGATGCGCAGATGCACAAGCGTATCTGCGACCGCGTCAACGAATTGCGGGCTGTGGAGGGAAATGACCTTGCCGCCCGGCTGCACGTTCTGCCGGACTTTCACGGAAACCGGTCGCCGCTGGCCGATCCCCATGCGGTCGGTGTGATATCGGGACTGACCCTCGATGCCTCTTTCGACAGTCTTTGCCGGCTTTACTGGCGTACGGCGGTGGCGATTGCATTCGGAATTCGTCACATCCTCGATGCGCTGAACGAAACGGGCTATGCGATCGACACGCTCCACGTAACCGGAGGCCATACGAAAAATCCGTTGTTGATGGAGTTGTATGCGGATGCCGCCGGGTGCACGGTTGAAGAGCCGGGCGCGGAAGATGCCATGCTATTGGGAACCGGGATGGTGGCGGCCACGGCTGCCGGGCTCTACGATAGTCTGACGGATGCCTGTGTGAGTATGGCGCAGAAGGGCAGGGCGCGACGACCGAACCCGGTAGCCCGGGAACGTTTTGATCGCGACTATCGCGTCTTTCTGGAAATGCACCGCCAGCGCAGAACGCTGGACGCAATCGCCTCGGCGCGCGCCGGCAGCTGA
- a CDS encoding carbohydrate ABC transporter permease, translated as MARGVSTRTRITFTVIGWLVGFIIFFPILWTVLTSFKSEGAAIATPPQFLFFEWTAENYVEVNSRSDYLKHFMNSVVISLGSTLLGLLIAIPAAWAMAFAPTKRTKDVLLWMLSTKMLPAVGVLVPIYLLFRDAGLLDTRIGLVFVLTMANLPIIVWMLYTYFREIPGDILEAARMDGASLAKEIIYVLTPMAVPGIASTLLLNIILAWNEAFWTLNLTAAKAAPLTAFIASYSSPEGLFWAKLSAASTLAIAPILIMGWFSQRQLVRGLTFGAVK; from the coding sequence ATGGCCCGTGGCGTTTCCACCCGCACCCGTATCACCTTCACCGTCATTGGTTGGCTGGTGGGCTTCATCATCTTCTTTCCGATCCTCTGGACGGTGCTGACCAGCTTCAAGTCTGAAGGCGCGGCGATCGCAACCCCGCCACAATTCCTTTTCTTCGAGTGGACGGCGGAGAACTATGTCGAGGTCAACAGCCGCTCCGACTACCTGAAGCATTTCATGAACTCGGTGGTGATCTCGCTTGGTTCGACCTTGCTCGGCCTGCTCATTGCCATCCCGGCAGCCTGGGCCATGGCATTTGCGCCCACGAAACGGACCAAGGACGTGCTCCTGTGGATGCTGTCCACGAAGATGCTGCCGGCAGTCGGTGTTCTGGTGCCGATCTACCTGTTGTTCCGCGATGCGGGGTTGCTCGACACGCGCATCGGCCTCGTGTTTGTCCTCACCATGGCGAACCTGCCGATCATCGTGTGGATGCTCTACACCTATTTCCGCGAGATACCCGGCGATATCCTCGAAGCCGCCCGTATGGACGGCGCCTCGCTTGCCAAGGAAATCATCTATGTGCTGACGCCGATGGCGGTCCCGGGCATCGCCTCCACCCTGCTTCTCAACATCATTCTCGCCTGGAACGAGGCCTTCTGGACACTCAATCTGACCGCAGCCAAGGCGGCACCTCTCACGGCTTTCATCGCCTCCTATTCCAGTCCGGAGGGGCTGTTCTGGGCAAAGCTCTCGGCCGCATCGACACTCGCCATCGCCCCGATCCTCATCATGGGCTGGTTTTCGCAACGTCAGCTCGTGCGTGGCCTCACTTTCGGCGCCGTCAAATAA
- the msrB gene encoding peptide-methionine (R)-S-oxide reductase MsrB gives MNYKKTEEALARLTPEQYYVTQQSGTERPGTGEYLSNKEPGIYVDIVSGEPLFASSDKYESGCGWPSFTKPIVPAHVNELRDTTHGMIRTEVRSVHGDSHLGHVFEDGPIDRGGLRYCINSAALRFVHRDAMEAEGYGAYLDQVEDVK, from the coding sequence ATGAACTACAAGAAGACCGAAGAAGCCTTGGCCCGTCTGACACCGGAGCAATATTACGTGACGCAGCAGAGCGGCACGGAGCGGCCGGGCACAGGTGAATACCTAAGCAACAAGGAACCGGGCATCTATGTCGATATTGTTTCGGGCGAGCCGCTGTTCGCCAGCAGCGACAAGTATGAATCCGGTTGCGGTTGGCCAAGTTTCACCAAACCGATCGTGCCTGCCCATGTCAACGAGTTGCGCGACACGACCCATGGCATGATCCGCACCGAGGTGCGCTCGGTCCATGGGGACAGCCATCTCGGCCATGTCTTCGAAGACGGGCCCATCGACCGGGGCGGTCTGCGCTATTGCATCAACTCGGCCGCACTGCGCTTCGTCCATCGCGACGCGATGGAGGCGGAAGGCTACGGGGCCTATCTCGACCAGGTGGAGGACGTGAAATGA
- a CDS encoding SDR family NAD(P)-dependent oxidoreductase — protein sequence MYLEKLRLDERVAVVTGAGQGIGAACARALGEAGAHVVVADMKADLAEASVDALKKLGHSAESIVLDVTRSDQVNAAADAIEQRHGRIDILVNNAGVAQSDVPAENTSDEHWRFHMDVNVDGLFWCCRAFGRKMLERGSGSVVNIGSMSGVIVNKPQPQAFYNASKAAVHQLTKSLAAEWGRRGVRVNAVAPTYIETPLTAFGIRENPEMYATWLEMTPMGRVGQPDEIASVVQFLASDASSLMTGSIVLADGGYSCW from the coding sequence ATGTATCTGGAAAAACTCAGGCTCGATGAACGCGTCGCCGTCGTCACCGGCGCGGGACAGGGTATCGGCGCCGCATGCGCGCGCGCGCTCGGCGAAGCCGGCGCCCATGTGGTCGTTGCCGACATGAAAGCTGATCTGGCGGAAGCGAGCGTCGACGCCTTGAAAAAGCTGGGCCATTCGGCGGAGAGCATCGTGCTGGACGTGACCCGGTCGGACCAGGTGAATGCGGCGGCTGATGCAATTGAACAGCGGCATGGGCGGATCGACATTCTCGTCAACAATGCAGGCGTGGCGCAGAGCGATGTGCCGGCTGAAAACACCAGTGACGAGCATTGGCGTTTCCATATGGACGTCAATGTCGACGGGTTGTTCTGGTGCTGCCGAGCCTTCGGTCGCAAGATGCTGGAACGCGGCAGCGGTTCAGTCGTCAACATCGGTTCCATGTCCGGCGTGATCGTCAACAAGCCTCAGCCCCAGGCATTCTACAATGCCTCCAAGGCGGCGGTGCACCAGCTGACCAAGTCGCTCGCCGCCGAATGGGGACGGCGCGGGGTTCGCGTCAACGCGGTCGCTCCAACCTATATCGAGACACCGCTCACGGCGTTCGGTATTCGGGAAAATCCCGAAATGTATGCTACCTGGCTCGAGATGACCCCCATGGGGCGTGTCGGTCAACCCGACGAGATCGCCTCGGTGGTCCAATTCCTCGCTTCCGATGCATCCAGCCTCATGACCGGTTCGATCGTGTTGGCGGATGGCGGTTATTCCTGCTGGTGA
- a CDS encoding ABC transporter substrate-binding protein — protein MRARLLAMMTCSAMTIAGVAQAETLTIATVNNGDMIRMQKLAGAFTEKHPDIELEWVTLEENVLRQRVTTDIATKGGQYDIMTIGTYEVPIWAAQNWLVPLDFAADYDVDDLLPAIRAGLSMDGTLYAAPFYGESSFVMYRKDLFEEAGLEMPEAPSWDFIGEAARKITDKDNEVYGICLRGKAGWGENMAFLTAMANSFGARWFDMEWKPQFDQPEWKEALQFYIDLMNDAGPPGASSNGFNENLALFQTGKCGMWIDATVAASFVSNPDESQVADKVGFALAPDKGLGKRGNWLWAWSLAVPAGSQKTDAAKTFIAWATSKEYSALVAEKEGWANVPPGTRTSLYENSAYQEAAPFADLTIKSIQAADPTSPTVEDVPYVGVQFVAIPEFQGIGTAVGQQFSAALAGQSSVDQALSNAQALTQREMEKAGYPK, from the coding sequence ATGAGGGCGAGGCTTCTGGCCATGATGACGTGCTCGGCAATGACCATTGCCGGTGTCGCGCAGGCGGAAACACTGACAATAGCAACCGTGAACAATGGCGATATGATCCGCATGCAAAAGCTTGCGGGCGCGTTCACGGAAAAGCATCCCGATATCGAACTGGAATGGGTGACGCTGGAGGAAAATGTCCTGCGTCAGCGCGTCACCACTGACATTGCCACCAAGGGCGGTCAGTACGACATTATGACCATCGGCACCTATGAGGTGCCGATCTGGGCCGCGCAGAATTGGCTGGTGCCACTCGATTTCGCCGCGGACTATGACGTCGATGATCTGCTGCCCGCCATCCGCGCAGGCCTTTCGATGGACGGAACGCTTTATGCGGCGCCATTCTACGGTGAGAGTTCCTTCGTCATGTACCGCAAGGACTTGTTCGAGGAAGCCGGGCTCGAGATGCCGGAGGCCCCAAGTTGGGACTTTATCGGCGAAGCCGCGCGCAAGATCACGGACAAGGACAATGAGGTTTACGGCATTTGTCTTCGCGGCAAGGCCGGCTGGGGCGAGAACATGGCGTTCCTCACCGCCATGGCGAACTCGTTCGGTGCGCGCTGGTTTGATATGGAATGGAAGCCGCAGTTCGACCAGCCGGAATGGAAGGAAGCCCTGCAGTTCTACATCGATCTCATGAACGATGCCGGACCGCCCGGAGCATCCTCCAATGGCTTCAACGAGAATCTGGCGCTCTTCCAGACCGGAAAATGCGGCATGTGGATCGACGCCACGGTGGCGGCCTCATTTGTGAGCAATCCGGATGAAAGCCAGGTTGCCGACAAGGTGGGCTTTGCGCTTGCTCCCGACAAGGGGCTCGGCAAGCGTGGGAACTGGCTCTGGGCTTGGTCTCTGGCCGTTCCGGCAGGCTCGCAGAAAACCGATGCGGCAAAGACCTTCATCGCCTGGGCGACAAGCAAGGAATACAGTGCGCTCGTGGCGGAGAAGGAAGGGTGGGCCAATGTGCCGCCCGGTACGCGGACCTCGCTCTATGAGAACTCCGCGTATCAGGAAGCCGCACCTTTCGCCGACCTGACCATCAAGTCCATTCAGGCTGCTGATCCGACCAGCCCGACGGTCGAAGACGTGCCATATGTGGGCGTGCAGTTTGTCGCGATCCCCGAGTTTCAGGGGATAGGGACGGCGGTCGGCCAGCAATTCTCGGCCGCACTTGCCGGGCAATCCAGCGTCGACCAGGCGCTGTCCAACGCGCAGGCCCTGACCCAGCGCGAAATGGAAAAGGCGGGATATCCCAAGTAA
- a CDS encoding MFS transporter: MLAILKNRIYRHLFGAQVIALIGTGLATVALGLLAFELAGDNAGAVLGTALAIKMIAYVGVAPLASAFAERVPRRAMLVTLDLVRAGVAIFLPFVTEVWQVYVLIFMLQSASAGFTPAFQATIPDILPDERAYTRALSLSRLAYDLESVVSPMLAAALLSFVSFHSLFAGTVIGFLVSAALVMSVALPSPKPAKPRGIYDRTTRGIRIYLATPRLRGLLALNLAIASAGALVIVNTVVYVQGVFALDNQATALALAAFGGGSMVAALTLPKLLDTASDRTVMLAGACLLAVGTLAAAALPGFGWLVALWFVLGVGFSTAQTPSGRLLRRSANAEDRPALFAAQFALSHACWLIAYPLAGWAGVALGLPATSIILAALAAVAIGVGLAIWPARDPEIVEHSHDDLPEDHPHLAGDGHGRRHAHAYVIDDMHAAWPRER, translated from the coding sequence ATGCTGGCGATCCTGAAGAACCGAATCTATCGCCATCTGTTCGGCGCGCAGGTGATCGCACTGATCGGAACCGGGCTTGCGACAGTGGCCTTGGGTCTGCTCGCTTTCGAACTGGCTGGCGACAATGCAGGAGCGGTGTTGGGAACGGCGCTCGCCATCAAGATGATCGCTTATGTCGGTGTTGCGCCGCTTGCCTCCGCCTTCGCAGAAAGAGTGCCGCGCCGCGCAATGCTTGTGACACTCGATCTGGTGCGCGCTGGTGTCGCAATATTCCTGCCCTTCGTCACGGAAGTCTGGCAGGTTTACGTGCTTATCTTCATGCTGCAGTCCGCTTCAGCGGGGTTTACACCGGCTTTTCAGGCCACGATTCCCGATATCCTGCCGGATGAGAGAGCGTATACGCGGGCGCTTTCCCTTTCGCGTCTGGCCTACGATCTTGAAAGCGTCGTGAGTCCGATGCTGGCGGCGGCCCTCCTTTCCTTTGTCTCTTTTCACAGCCTGTTTGCCGGAACCGTGATCGGGTTTCTCGTCTCGGCGGCGCTCGTGATGTCGGTGGCCTTGCCCAGCCCGAAACCGGCAAAGCCACGCGGCATCTATGATCGGACAACGCGCGGCATTCGCATTTACCTTGCAACGCCACGTTTGCGCGGGCTCTTGGCGTTGAACCTCGCCATTGCTTCGGCGGGAGCTCTGGTGATCGTCAATACGGTTGTCTATGTGCAGGGTGTCTTCGCCCTCGACAATCAGGCGACTGCGCTGGCGCTGGCGGCATTCGGTGGCGGTTCGATGGTGGCCGCGCTCACTCTGCCCAAATTGCTGGACACCGCTTCGGATCGCACGGTGATGCTGGCGGGGGCGTGTCTTCTCGCGGTTGGCACGCTGGCCGCGGCGGCGCTGCCCGGCTTCGGGTGGTTGGTGGCGTTGTGGTTCGTGCTCGGCGTCGGGTTTTCAACGGCGCAGACGCCGTCGGGCAGGTTGCTGAGACGTTCGGCCAATGCCGAGGATCGCCCGGCACTCTTCGCCGCGCAATTTGCGCTGTCTCATGCCTGCTGGCTTATCGCATATCCGCTAGCCGGTTGGGCAGGGGTTGCCCTTGGCCTTCCCGCCACGTCGATCATCCTCGCGGCGCTGGCCGCGGTTGCTATAGGGGTCGGCCTTGCCATCTGGCCGGCCCGCGATCCCGAGATTGTAGAACACAGCCATGATGACCTCCCGGAGGATCATCCGCATCTTGCGGGAGATGGGCACGGGCGTCGTCACGCCCATGCCTATGTGATTGACGACATGCATGCCGCATGGCCGCGCGAGCGGTGA
- a CDS encoding HAD family hydrolase: MTTRHDIALVIFDCDGVLVDSEPLSMRVLLETVAENGVHIDPETAYELFLGRSLSTIRSLLSADFGVDLDEAALSRMRENLYATFRNELQAVSGIQHALDGLALPYCVASSSQPERIRVSLGVTGLLDRFEPNVFSATMVPNGKPAPDLFLFAARSMGIEPARCVVVEDSPAGIEAAHRAGMRVLCFAGASHAGSKAHRAILKRLEPDLIFDRMQLLPDLIVRLEEIQREN; encoded by the coding sequence GTGACAACGAGGCACGATATCGCGCTTGTGATCTTCGATTGTGATGGCGTGCTCGTGGACAGTGAGCCGCTTTCCATGCGGGTCCTGTTGGAAACCGTTGCGGAAAATGGCGTTCATATTGATCCGGAGACGGCTTATGAACTGTTTCTCGGTCGTTCGTTGAGCACAATCAGATCGCTGCTCAGCGCTGATTTCGGCGTTGATCTTGATGAGGCTGCGCTCTCGCGCATGCGAGAGAACCTTTACGCAACCTTTCGTAACGAACTGCAGGCCGTCAGCGGGATCCAGCACGCCCTCGACGGTCTTGCCCTGCCATACTGTGTTGCGTCTTCCAGCCAGCCGGAGCGTATCCGTGTGTCGCTTGGGGTGACGGGACTTCTTGATCGTTTCGAACCGAATGTGTTCAGCGCGACGATGGTGCCCAACGGCAAGCCGGCTCCCGATCTCTTTCTCTTTGCCGCCCGCTCGATGGGGATTGAACCGGCCCGTTGTGTCGTTGTGGAAGACAGCCCTGCCGGGATCGAGGCTGCGCACCGGGCAGGTATGCGGGTCCTGTGCTTTGCCGGTGCATCCCACGCTGGATCAAAAGCGCATCGCGCAATCCTGAAACGCTTGGAACCGGACCTGATTTTTGACAGGATGCAACTGCTTCCGGACCTTATCGTCCGGTTGGAGGAGATCCAGAGAGAGAATTGA
- a CDS encoding ABC transporter ATP-binding protein encodes MGEIRLEKVHKAFGSTVVIPEIDLEIADNEFVVFVGPSGCGKSTLLRLIAGLEDTTSGRILIDGEDMTARAPAKRGLSMVFQSYALYPHMSVYKNIAFPLKMAGADTAVIDEKVRNAARILNLTDYLDRRPGQLSGGQRQRVAIGRAIVREPKAFLFDEPLSNLDAALRGSMRLEISELHHQLNTTMIYVTHDQVEAMTMADKIVVLNAGRIEQVGSPLELYRSPRNLFVAGFIGSPRMNFVKGVEAEKMGAATIGVRPEHLQLSTESGHWKGKVGVAEHLGSDTFLHVDIDGIGQLTARADGEFALRHGETVYLTPSPERLHRFDDAGNALS; translated from the coding sequence ATGGGGGAAATCCGACTCGAAAAGGTGCACAAGGCCTTCGGCTCGACCGTCGTCATTCCCGAAATCGATCTGGAGATTGCGGACAATGAGTTTGTCGTGTTCGTCGGTCCGTCAGGCTGCGGCAAATCCACACTGTTGCGCCTGATTGCGGGCCTGGAAGACACGACAAGCGGCCGGATCCTGATTGACGGTGAAGATATGACCGCTCGCGCTCCGGCAAAGCGTGGCTTGTCCATGGTCTTCCAGTCCTATGCGCTCTATCCGCATATGAGCGTTTACAAGAACATCGCCTTCCCGCTGAAAATGGCAGGAGCGGACACGGCGGTGATCGACGAAAAGGTGCGCAACGCCGCGCGCATCCTGAACCTGACGGATTATCTCGACCGTCGCCCCGGCCAACTTTCCGGCGGTCAGCGCCAGCGTGTGGCGATCGGCCGTGCGATTGTCCGCGAGCCAAAGGCGTTTCTCTTCGATGAGCCCTTGTCGAATCTCGATGCGGCCTTGCGCGGCTCCATGCGGCTTGAGATCAGCGAACTTCATCATCAGCTCAACACGACGATGATCTACGTCACCCATGATCAGGTGGAAGCCATGACGATGGCCGACAAGATCGTGGTGTTGAACGCGGGACGCATCGAACAGGTGGGCTCGCCTCTGGAGCTTTATCGCAGCCCGCGAAACCTTTTTGTAGCGGGTTTCATCGGCTCGCCGCGGATGAATTTCGTCAAGGGGGTCGAGGCAGAGAAGATGGGGGCGGCGACAATCGGTGTGCGCCCTGAGCACCTCCAGCTTTCTACCGAAAGCGGTCACTGGAAGGGCAAGGTCGGCGTGGCTGAGCATCTTGGTTCCGACACGTTTCTTCATGTCGATATTGACGGGATCGGGCAACTCACCGCGCGCGCCGACGGTGAGTTTGCATTGCGTCACGGTGAGACGGTCTATCTCACCCCGTCCCCCGAGCGCCTGCACCGTTTCGACGACGCCGGCAACGCCTTGAGTTGA
- a CDS encoding sugar-binding transcriptional regulator, translating to MSARGNRLDDAARAGWLYYVAGNTQDQIAAALGVSRQSAQRLVSLAVTEGLVRVRIDHPIAACMEMARRLKERFGLQFAEVVPSDPESNSTTVGVAEATAAQIERHLLSQEPIVMAIGTGRTLKAAIEQLPPMECPQHRIVSLTGNIAPDGSAAYYNVIFTMADTVKARSFPMPLPVIVSSSEERNLLHEQPMIRPALELARRADVTFVGIGDMTDNAPVFEDGFVSRPELDALQKAGAVGEIVGWSFGTDGTFIEGGLNDRVASAPLPSSGTSLVIAAAMGARKLPAIKAAVSRHIVNGLITDERTATALLEAG from the coding sequence ATGAGCGCACGCGGAAATCGACTGGACGACGCCGCCCGGGCGGGGTGGCTCTATTATGTGGCAGGGAACACGCAGGATCAGATTGCCGCGGCGCTGGGGGTTTCGCGCCAGTCGGCGCAACGTCTTGTTTCCCTCGCCGTTACGGAAGGGCTCGTCCGGGTGCGGATCGATCATCCGATTGCTGCTTGCATGGAAATGGCGCGAAGGTTGAAGGAGCGCTTCGGTCTTCAGTTCGCCGAAGTGGTGCCCAGCGATCCTGAATCGAACTCGACCACAGTCGGCGTGGCAGAGGCGACGGCGGCCCAGATTGAGCGTCATCTGCTTTCACAGGAGCCCATCGTCATGGCGATCGGGACAGGGCGCACGCTCAAGGCTGCGATCGAACAACTCCCGCCGATGGAATGTCCTCAACACCGCATCGTCTCACTGACAGGAAATATCGCTCCCGACGGTTCGGCGGCCTACTACAACGTTATCTTCACCATGGCGGATACCGTGAAGGCCCGCAGCTTTCCCATGCCCCTGCCGGTCATCGTCTCGTCGTCGGAGGAGCGGAATCTTCTCCACGAGCAGCCGATGATCCGACCGGCGCTGGAACTGGCAAGACGGGCGGATGTCACGTTTGTCGGTATAGGCGACATGACAGATAACGCACCGGTGTTCGAAGACGGTTTCGTTTCCAGGCCGGAGCTGGACGCCCTCCAGAAGGCTGGTGCGGTCGGGGAGATCGTGGGGTGGTCTTTTGGCACAGACGGAACCTTCATCGAGGGCGGACTGAACGATCGTGTCGCAAGCGCGCCATTGCCGTCGTCAGGAACCTCGCTCGTCATAGCAGCGGCAATGGGCGCGCGAAAACTTCCCGCCATCAAGGCGGCCGTCAGTCGCCACATTGTCAACGGGTTGATTACTGATGAGCGGACAGCGACAGCGCTGCTGGAGGCTGGCTGA
- a CDS encoding carbohydrate ABC transporter permease encodes MATLQTRASARLMMTPAVVLLLLWMAVPLAMTLYFSMLRYNLLMPGMEEWAGFLNYRFFLTDPAFLTGLLNTLLLVGGVLLISVGGGILMALLLDQPFFGQGIVRLMVIAPFFVMPTVSALVWKNMLMHPVNGLFAWIARTFGLQPVDWFGEAPLFSIVMIVSWQWLPFATLILLTALQSLDTEQKEAAEMDGAGALSRFIYIVLPHMARAITVVVLIETIFLLSVFAEILVTTNGGPGVQTTTVTYLVYVQALLQFDVGGASAGGIVAVVLANIVAIFLVRLIGKNLE; translated from the coding sequence ATGGCCACGCTACAGACCCGCGCCAGCGCCCGGCTGATGATGACGCCCGCAGTCGTTCTGCTGCTTCTGTGGATGGCTGTTCCGCTGGCCATGACGCTTTATTTCTCGATGTTGCGCTACAACCTCCTCATGCCGGGCATGGAGGAGTGGGCAGGCTTCCTGAATTACCGGTTTTTCCTGACGGATCCCGCATTCCTCACTGGGCTGTTGAATACGCTGCTTTTGGTGGGGGGCGTGCTCCTCATCAGTGTCGGTGGCGGCATTCTGATGGCGCTCTTGCTCGACCAGCCGTTCTTCGGGCAAGGCATTGTGCGCTTGATGGTCATCGCTCCCTTTTTCGTGATGCCAACCGTATCGGCGCTGGTCTGGAAGAACATGCTGATGCATCCGGTGAACGGGCTGTTTGCCTGGATCGCGCGGACCTTCGGCCTTCAGCCTGTCGACTGGTTTGGCGAGGCGCCGCTCTTTTCGATCGTCATGATCGTGTCCTGGCAGTGGCTGCCCTTCGCAACGCTCATCTTGCTGACGGCTCTCCAGTCGCTCGACACGGAGCAGAAGGAAGCCGCGGAAATGGATGGCGCAGGCGCTCTCTCCCGCTTCATTTACATCGTGCTGCCGCATATGGCGCGTGCGATCACGGTGGTGGTGCTCATCGAGACCATATTCCTGCTCTCGGTTTTCGCCGAGATCCTCGTGACCACCAATGGTGGGCCGGGCGTGCAAACAACCACTGTGACCTATCTGGTCTATGTGCAGGCGCTTTTGCAGTTCGACGTGGGTGGTGCCTCCGCCGGCGGCATCGTTGCGGTGGTGTTGGCGAATATCGTTGCCATCTTCCTTGTCCGCCTCATCGGCAAGAATCTGGAATAG
- the msrA gene encoding peptide-methionine (S)-S-oxide reductase MsrA: MTERAVLAGGCFWGMQDLIRKMPGVVSTRVGYTGGDVPNATYRNHGTHAEGIEIIFDPEQTSYRRILEFFFQIHDPTTVNRQGNDIGMSYRSAIYYVTDEQKRIAEDTIADVDASGLWPAKVVTEVEPVGDFWEAEPEHQDYLERYPNGYTCHFPRPGWVLPKRDAAE, encoded by the coding sequence ATGACGGAACGTGCAGTACTTGCCGGCGGTTGCTTCTGGGGCATGCAGGATCTCATCCGCAAAATGCCCGGCGTCGTGAGCACCCGCGTGGGATACACTGGCGGCGATGTGCCCAATGCGACCTATCGCAACCATGGCACCCACGCGGAAGGCATCGAGATCATCTTCGATCCGGAGCAAACAAGCTACCGGCGCATTCTGGAGTTTTTTTTCCAGATTCATGATCCCACGACCGTCAACCGCCAAGGCAACGACATAGGCATGTCGTATCGTTCAGCCATTTACTATGTGACGGATGAACAGAAGCGCATCGCCGAAGATACGATTGCCGATGTCGACGCCTCGGGATTGTGGCCCGCCAAGGTCGTGACGGAAGTGGAGCCCGTGGGCGATTTCTGGGAAGCCGAACCGGAGCATCAGGATTATCTGGAGCGGTATCCGAACGGGTATACATGTCATTTCCCCCGTCCGGGCTGGGTGCTGCCCAAACGCGACGCAGCCGAGTAA